The sequence below is a genomic window from Cyanobacteriota bacterium.
AGCACTCTGGACCAATGCTTCAACATCTGTTTTCATCAATCGTGCAATATAAGCATGAGGCACATCACCTGCAAAAGTAAGACTACCAGCCTCACGATCAATGCCAATAATAGTCCTAGTCATCCATTCCTCGTCACCATCAGATTTAACACTAATTGGATATTGAATACTAGAAGTAGGTACATTATTAAAAGAATCACCAAGGTATTTTTTAAATAAAGGCAAAACAGGTTCTCTATCTATTTCATAAAGAACATTGCTCTTTGACTTGGTAATTTTTTTCTCCGAACCAAACTCTTGCCAATTTGTTTTCAAGCTAGTCATTACTTTTAATCGAGAACCATAAAAACCAATCACGCAAATCACATTAGAGCAGGCCATAACATCGGCAACAACAAATGTCTCCTTAAACCTATAGGCATCAGCAGCAAGTCCTCCACTAATTCCAACATTGGATGGCAAGCACTTTCCTAAGCCTCTCACTAATTCGCTTCCATTGATTTTAATTCCTTCAGCCAAAACAAAAACATGCACTAAATCAGGAGCTACTAAAGATTCAACCAGCTGACTAGCCACTTCCTCAATATCCGCATGAGGATAATTATCCAAAAATATATGACTTTCTTTTACTGTAGAATGTTCGAAATAGATTGCTGTAACAACCAAAGAATCATCAGTAACTTCGTTACCACAAATCTCACCAGCCGTTGAACAACCTGCAACTATAGCATTGGGAAATTCTTCATAGAGATTTTTATAAAGCTCTTTACTTTGCAAAACATTAGTTCCACCAAAAAGCAATAGCAATTGCACATGCTCATGATTAGCACCAATCTCATCTCGAGCAATGCGCCATCCATCTTTAGCTGTCCATCGTCTTTGTAGTAATTTCATTGTGCAGAATACCTACTAGACTTTGCGCTGATACAAAGCATGCTCAGTTTCAAGCAGCTGTATATAAATCAATCTGATTTGATTACTCCACTGGTCAATAGTCATCCTAGAATCAAGTTTGGCAAGATAGTCATAAGCCTTATCCCACATTGCATGAGGACCAGATTGTTTATTAAGCAGAGCATCATTAACAAACTCTGCGAACTTCATTAGAATAGCGA
It includes:
- a CDS encoding FIST C-terminal domain-containing protein; this encodes MKLLQRRWTAKDGWRIARDEIGANHEHVQLLLLFGGTNVLQSKELYKNLYEEFPNAIVAGCSTAGEICGNEVTDDSLVVTAIYFEHSTVKESHIFLDNYPHADIEEVASQLVESLVAPDLVHVFVLAEGIKINGSELVRGLGKCLPSNVGISGGLAADAYRFKETFVVADVMACSNVICVIGFYGSRLKVMTSLKTNWQEFGSEKKITKSKSNVLYEIDREPVLPLFKKYLGDSFNNVPTSSIQYPISVKSDGDEEWMTRTIIGIDREAGSLTFAGDVPHAYIARLMKTDVEALVQSATHATVGMIYKSFYPDFAILVSCFGRRGVMKKDSYKELNAVRSGFGNKTLLAGFYSYGEIGSFNNQKEAKMHNQTMAITAFIED